A window of the Helianthus annuus cultivar XRQ/B chromosome 4, HanXRQr2.0-SUNRISE, whole genome shotgun sequence genome harbors these coding sequences:
- the LOC110937527 gene encoding O-acyltransferase WSD1-like isoform X1: MESLTKELRCRKSALKPIQITKRNNITNHNGTDDGIASDEEEPLSPAARLFHEPNFNIYIIAILAFKNPIDVRVVYEKLPQTLLKHPRFSSLQVVDDKNGGIMKWVPTNVNLDNHIIIPNIPQTLETPDKFLEEYLYNLSKTSIDSSQPMWDLHLLNLKTSDETEAMGILRVHHSLGDGTSLMSLLLACTRQTSNPDAVPTVPTNKASKAGWFSSYSYRGGGPWWQRCFMTFCMVWWLVWNTLVDVGHFMATALFLEDTETPIKAPVGVELNPKRFAYRTVSLDDMKLIKNAMNVTINDVAIGVTQAGLSQYLNRRYVGEGQKDEGATEKKNNLPKKKIRLRSTLLINIRPSSGIQALADMMEKNTEAKWGNWIGFVILPLTVGIRDDPLDYVRDAKATTERKKHSLEALYSFSVASMVLKLFHIKAANTPLTHTTLGFSNLVGPQEEIGFYGHVIDFIAPSCYGHPHGLMINFQSCVNKMTIVLSVDENTIPDPQRLLDDFEASLKLMKEAVYAKALAQGRGGHA; encoded by the exons ATGGAGTCACTTACAAAAGAGCTAAGATGTAGAAAATCAGCTCTAAAACCTATTCAAATCACCAAGAGGAACAACATTACAAACCACAATGGTACTGATGATGGTATAGCAAGCGATGAGGAAGAGCCATTGAGCCCAGCAGCACGTTTGTTCCATGAACCAAATTTCAATATCTACATCATAGCCATTTTGGCCTTCAAGAACCCTATTGATGTTCGTGTTGTGTACGAAAAGTTGCCACAAACTTTGCTTAAACATCCTCGCTTCTCTAGTTTACAG GTTGTAGACGACAAAAATGGCGGAATAATGAAATGGGTTCCTACAAATGTGAATTTAGACAACCACATCATCATTCCTAACATCCCACAAACCCTAGAAACCCCTGATAAGTTCCTGGAAGAATATCTCTACAATCTCAGCAAAACCTCCATAGACTCTTCACAACCCATGTGGGATCTCCACCTCCTCAACCTCAAGACCTCAGACGAAACCGAGGCCATGGGAATACTCCGCGTCCACCACTCCCTTGGCGACGGCACCTCCCTCATGTCGTTGCTACTCGCCTGCACTCGACAGACCTCCAATCCCGACGCAGTTCCCACCGTCCCAACCAATAAGGCTTCTAAAGCAGGATGGTTTTCATCTTACAGCTACCGTGGTGGAGGACCGTGGTGGCAGCGGTGTTTCATGACATTTTGCATGGTTTGGTGGTTGGTTTGGAACACGTTGGTGGATGTTGGACATTTTATGGCGACTGCTTTGTTTTTGGAGGATACCGAAACGCCGATAAAAGCTCCGGTGGGAGTTGAGCTTAATCCGAAGAGGTTCGCTTACCGGACGGTTAGCTTAGACGATATGAAGCTCATCAAGAATGCCATGAATGTG ACTATTAACGACGTCGCAATAGGAGTGACCCAAGCTGGATTATCACAGTACCTCAACCGGAGATATG TAGGTGAGGGGCAAAAAGACGAAGGTGCAACTGAGAAGAAAAACAACCTCCCAAAGAAGAAGATACGATTGCGGTCAACACTTTTGATCAACATAAGACCATCCTCAGGCATTCAA GCATTGGCTGATATGATGGAAAAGAATACAGAAGCAAAATGGGGGAATTGGATTGGTTTCGTGATCCTTCCACTCACCGTTGGTATAAGAGATGATCCGCTAGACTATGTGAGAGATGCAAAGGCAACCACTGAACGGAAAAAGCACTCGCTTGAGGCCTTATATTCCTTTTCGGTAGCCAGCATGGTTCTTAAACTGTTCCACATCAAG GCAGCAAACACACCCCTCACTCATACAACCTTGGGCTTCTCAAATTTGGTTGGACCTCAAGAAGAAATTGGGTTTTATGGTCATGTCATTGACTTCATTGCTCCTAGTTGTTATGGTCACCCACAT GGTTTGATGATAAATTTCCAAAGTTGTGTGAACAAGATGACAATAGTCCTCTCCGTTGATGAAAATACCATCCCGGATCCTCAGAGACTGTTAGATGATTTTGAAGCATCGCTAAAACTCATGAAAGAAGCAGTTTATGCCAAGGCACTTGCTCAGGGTCGAGGAGGGCATGCCTAA
- the LOC110937527 gene encoding O-acyltransferase WSD1-like isoform X2, translating into MESLTKELRCRKSALKPIQITKRNNITNHNGTDDGIASDEEEPLSPAARLFHEPNFNIYIIAILAFKNPIDVRVVYEKLPQTLLKHPRFSSLQVVDDKNGGIMKWVPTNVNLDNHIIIPNIPQTLETPDKFLEEYLYNLSKTSIDSSQPMWDLHLLNLKTSDETEAMGILRVHHSLGDGTSLMSLLLACTRQTSNPDAVPTVPTNKASKAGWFSSYSYRGGGPWWQRCFMTFCMVWWLVWNTLVDVGHFMATALFLEDTETPIKAPVGVELNPKRFAYRTVSLDDMKLIKNAMNVTINDVAIGVTQAGLSQYLNRRYGEGQKDEGATEKKNNLPKKKIRLRSTLLINIRPSSGIQALADMMEKNTEAKWGNWIGFVILPLTVGIRDDPLDYVRDAKATTERKKHSLEALYSFSVASMVLKLFHIKAANTPLTHTTLGFSNLVGPQEEIGFYGHVIDFIAPSCYGHPHGLMINFQSCVNKMTIVLSVDENTIPDPQRLLDDFEASLKLMKEAVYAKALAQGRGGHA; encoded by the exons ATGGAGTCACTTACAAAAGAGCTAAGATGTAGAAAATCAGCTCTAAAACCTATTCAAATCACCAAGAGGAACAACATTACAAACCACAATGGTACTGATGATGGTATAGCAAGCGATGAGGAAGAGCCATTGAGCCCAGCAGCACGTTTGTTCCATGAACCAAATTTCAATATCTACATCATAGCCATTTTGGCCTTCAAGAACCCTATTGATGTTCGTGTTGTGTACGAAAAGTTGCCACAAACTTTGCTTAAACATCCTCGCTTCTCTAGTTTACAG GTTGTAGACGACAAAAATGGCGGAATAATGAAATGGGTTCCTACAAATGTGAATTTAGACAACCACATCATCATTCCTAACATCCCACAAACCCTAGAAACCCCTGATAAGTTCCTGGAAGAATATCTCTACAATCTCAGCAAAACCTCCATAGACTCTTCACAACCCATGTGGGATCTCCACCTCCTCAACCTCAAGACCTCAGACGAAACCGAGGCCATGGGAATACTCCGCGTCCACCACTCCCTTGGCGACGGCACCTCCCTCATGTCGTTGCTACTCGCCTGCACTCGACAGACCTCCAATCCCGACGCAGTTCCCACCGTCCCAACCAATAAGGCTTCTAAAGCAGGATGGTTTTCATCTTACAGCTACCGTGGTGGAGGACCGTGGTGGCAGCGGTGTTTCATGACATTTTGCATGGTTTGGTGGTTGGTTTGGAACACGTTGGTGGATGTTGGACATTTTATGGCGACTGCTTTGTTTTTGGAGGATACCGAAACGCCGATAAAAGCTCCGGTGGGAGTTGAGCTTAATCCGAAGAGGTTCGCTTACCGGACGGTTAGCTTAGACGATATGAAGCTCATCAAGAATGCCATGAATGTG ACTATTAACGACGTCGCAATAGGAGTGACCCAAGCTGGATTATCACAGTACCTCAACCGGAGATATG GTGAGGGGCAAAAAGACGAAGGTGCAACTGAGAAGAAAAACAACCTCCCAAAGAAGAAGATACGATTGCGGTCAACACTTTTGATCAACATAAGACCATCCTCAGGCATTCAA GCATTGGCTGATATGATGGAAAAGAATACAGAAGCAAAATGGGGGAATTGGATTGGTTTCGTGATCCTTCCACTCACCGTTGGTATAAGAGATGATCCGCTAGACTATGTGAGAGATGCAAAGGCAACCACTGAACGGAAAAAGCACTCGCTTGAGGCCTTATATTCCTTTTCGGTAGCCAGCATGGTTCTTAAACTGTTCCACATCAAG GCAGCAAACACACCCCTCACTCATACAACCTTGGGCTTCTCAAATTTGGTTGGACCTCAAGAAGAAATTGGGTTTTATGGTCATGTCATTGACTTCATTGCTCCTAGTTGTTATGGTCACCCACAT GGTTTGATGATAAATTTCCAAAGTTGTGTGAACAAGATGACAATAGTCCTCTCCGTTGATGAAAATACCATCCCGGATCCTCAGAGACTGTTAGATGATTTTGAAGCATCGCTAAAACTCATGAAAGAAGCAGTTTATGCCAAGGCACTTGCTCAGGGTCGAGGAGGGCATGCCTAA